A stretch of the Chelonoidis abingdonii isolate Lonesome George chromosome 11, CheloAbing_2.0, whole genome shotgun sequence genome encodes the following:
- the MAP3K10 gene encoding mitogen-activated protein kinase kinase kinase 10, translating into MEAGHKVLPREEARDGPEDGSRGWNHKANPFWTAVFDYEAAAEEELTLRRGDLVEVLSQDSTVSGDEGWWTGKIEERVGVFPCDYVASGPPGGPYPLPLEISFQELLLDEIIGVGGFGKVYKGVWRGEEVAVKAARQDPDEDISTTAESVRQEARLFCMLHHPNIIALKAVCLQPPNLCLVMEYARGGALNRALAGRKVPPHVLVNWAVQIARGMNYLHNEAVVPIIHRDLKSINILILEKMEAGELGGCTLKITDFGLAREWHKTTKMSAAGTYAWMAPEVIRVSRFSKSSDVWSFGVLLWELLTGEVPYREIDALAVAYGVAMNKLTLPIPSTCPEPFARLLAECWDPDPHARPPFGSILGRLVAIEHSAMFSMALDAFHSLQDDWKLEIQQMFCELRAKEKELRSREEELLRAAQEQKTQEEQLRRREQELAAREIDIVQRELHLLMDQLGQERPRVKGRKGHFKRSRLKLRDGNRISLPSGFQHKITVQASPTLDKWKDPGANGTSPPVSPIIIPRLRAIRREYPIAPHTPRSPPSPAQLLPAGHLL; encoded by the exons ATGGAGGCTGGGCACAAGGTACTGCCCCGCGAGGAGGCCAGGGATGGGCCGGAGGATGGCAGCAGGGGGTGGAACCACAAAGCCAACCCCTTCTGGACGGCTGTCTTCGACTACGAGGCGGCAGCGGAAGAGGAGCTGACGCTGCGGCGCGGCGACCTTGTGGAGGTTCTCTCCCAGGACTCCACCGTGTCGGGAGACGAGGGCTGGTGGACGGGGAAAATCGAGGAGAGGGTGGGGGTCTTCCCCTGTGACTACGTGGCCAGTGGCCCCCCGGGTGGTCCCTACCCTCTGCCGCTGGAGATCtccttccaggagctgctgctggacgAGATCATCGGGGTGGGGGGCTTCGGGAAGGTCTACAAGGGCgtgtggcggggggaggaggtggcGGTGAAGGCGGCGCGCCAGGACCCCGACGAGGACATCAGCACCACGGCCGAGAGCGTCCGGCAGGAGGCCCGGCTGTTCTGCATGCTGCACCATCCCAACATCATCGCCCTGAAGGCCGTGTGCCTCCAGCCCCCCAACCTGTGCCTAGTGATGGAGTACGCCCGGGGCGGCGCCCTCAACCGAGCACTGGCCGGGAGGAAGGTGCCACCCCACGTGCTGGTGAACTGGGCCGTGCAGATCGCCCGCGGCATGAACTACCTGCACAACGAGGCTGTGGTGCCCATCATACACCGCGACCTGAAATCCATCAACA TCCTGATCCTGGAGAAGATGGAGGccggggagctggggggctgcacgCTGAAGATCACGGACTTCGGGCTGGCGCGCGAGTGGCACAAGACAACCAAGATGAGCGCGGCCGGCACCTACGCCTGGATGGCGCCTGAAGTCATCCGGGTCTCGCGCTTCTCCAAGAGCAGCGACGTCTGGAG tttcGGGGTGCTGCTGTGGGAGCTGCTGACCGGGGAGGTGCCGTACCGGGAAATCGACGCACTGGCCGTGGCCTATGGCGTGGCCATGAACAAGCTGACGCTGCCCATTCCCTCCACCTGCCCCGAGCCCTTTGCCCGCCTGCTGGCAG agTGCTGGGACCCCGACCCCCACGCCCGGCCGCCCTTCGGGAGCATCCTGGGGCGGCTGGTGGCCATCGAGCACTCGGCCATGTTCTCCATGGCCCTGGATGCCTTCCACTCGCTGCAGGACGACTGGAAACTGGAGATCCAGCAGATGTTCTGTGAGCTGCGCGCCAAGGAGAAG GAGCTGCGGAGccgggaggaggagctgctgcgtGCGGCGCAGGAGCAGAAGACGCAGGAGGAGCAGCTGCGGCGGCGCGAGCAGGAGCTGGCTGCCCGCGAGATAGACATCGTCCAGCGCGAGCTGCACTTGCTCATGGATCAGCTGGGCCAGGAGCGGCCCCGGGTCAAGGGGCGCAAGGGCCACTTCAAACGCAGCCGCCTCAAGCTGCGCGACGGGAACCGCATCAGCCTGCCCTCAG GCTTCCAACACAAGATCACGGTGCAGGCGTCGCCCACCCTGGACAAGTGGAAAGACCCAGGAGCCAACGGCACCAGCCCCCCCGTGAGCCCCATCATCATCCCCCGCCTGCGGGCCATCCGCCGTGAGTACCCTATAGCCCCCCACACCCCTCGGAGCCCCCCATCAcctgcccagctcctgcctgcGGGGCATCTGCTGTGA